A part of Thermus albus genomic DNA contains:
- a CDS encoding PepSY domain-containing protein, whose amino-acid sequence MKRMAKGTAWVLLAVGALAGAGVLAQKGSQGQMGEQYPAYVGSIQVQEDQGGQSLQALAKVSAQQAVQAAQAALGTTQSPTKVRLSVENGYLVWEVVLGGQEVKVDAGNGQVLHKEAVNQGEHEEGEHGEASGEEGGVED is encoded by the coding sequence ATGAAGAGGATGGCAAAAGGTACGGCATGGGTGCTTTTGGCGGTAGGAGCTTTAGCGGGAGCGGGGGTTCTGGCCCAAAAGGGCTCCCAGGGGCAGATGGGCGAGCAGTACCCCGCCTACGTGGGGAGCATCCAGGTCCAGGAGGACCAGGGGGGCCAGTCCCTCCAGGCCCTGGCCAAGGTGAGCGCCCAGCAGGCGGTGCAGGCGGCCCAGGCGGCCTTGGGCACCACCCAAAGCCCCACCAAGGTCCGGCTTTCCGTGGAGAACGGCTACCTGGTCTGGGAAGTGGTCCTGGGGGGCCAGGAGGTGAAGGTGGATGCGGGCAACGGGCAGGTGCTCCACAAGGAGGCGGTGAACCAGGGGGAGCACGAGGAGGGCGAACACGGGGAGGCCTCAGGGGAGGAAGGTGGGGTGGAGGACTGA
- a CDS encoding AbrB/MazE/SpoVT family DNA-binding domain-containing protein: MGASAEKTHFLVQVGSKGRVVLPAEVREALDLMEGERLLLTLEPEGGIRVEPLRKVVEETYGILGHLAPGMSLVEELIRDLWEEAWKEEAE; the protein is encoded by the coding sequence ATGGGGGCTTCTGCTGAAAAGACCCACTTCCTAGTGCAAGTGGGTTCTAAGGGCCGGGTGGTGCTGCCCGCAGAGGTGCGTGAGGCCCTGGACCTCATGGAAGGAGAGCGCCTCCTCCTCACCTTGGAGCCGGAGGGAGGAATCCGGGTGGAACCCCTGCGGAAGGTGGTTGAGGAAACCTACGGCATCCTTGGCCATTTAGCCCCCGGGATGAGCCTGGTGGAGGAACTGATCCGTGACCTCTGGGAGGAGGCCTGGAAGGAGGAGGCGGAGTGA
- a CDS encoding response regulator transcription factor has product MRILLVEDDPEVGALVKETLEGELYAVDWAKDGEEALGLAQAFPYDLVVLDLGLPRRDGIRLLEDLRAEGNRAPVLILTARDGLEDRVEGLEAGADDYLVKPFHLRELRARVRALLRRAGGEAQNRIELGRLQLDLRTKRAFWLGEEVFLTPKEWSLLEFLALNPERFFTREELLEHLWSGEAEVDPRTLDAYISRLRRKLSEEAIETRRGLGYRLLG; this is encoded by the coding sequence ATGCGGATCCTCTTGGTGGAGGACGATCCCGAGGTGGGGGCTTTGGTCAAGGAGACCCTGGAGGGGGAGCTGTACGCGGTGGACTGGGCCAAGGACGGGGAGGAGGCCTTGGGGTTGGCCCAGGCCTTTCCCTACGACCTGGTGGTCCTGGACCTGGGCCTTCCGCGGCGGGATGGGATCCGGCTTTTGGAGGACCTGCGGGCCGAGGGAAACCGGGCGCCCGTTCTCATCCTTACCGCCCGGGATGGCCTGGAGGATCGGGTGGAGGGGCTGGAGGCGGGGGCCGACGACTACCTGGTCAAACCCTTTCATCTGCGAGAGTTGCGGGCCCGGGTGAGGGCCCTCTTAAGGCGAGCGGGAGGGGAGGCCCAGAACCGGATAGAGTTGGGCCGCCTCCAGCTGGACCTGCGGACCAAGAGGGCCTTTTGGCTGGGCGAGGAGGTCTTCCTTACCCCCAAGGAGTGGTCCCTTTTGGAGTTTTTGGCCCTAAACCCCGAGCGCTTCTTCACCCGGGAGGAGCTTTTGGAGCACCTCTGGTCTGGCGAGGCCGAGGTGGACCCCAGGACCTTAGACGCCTACATCTCCCGCCTCCGGCGCAAGCTCTCTGAAGAGGCCATCGAAACCCGCCGCGGCCTGGGCTACCGCCTTCTGGGATGA
- a CDS encoding phosphatase PAP2 family protein: MKTVREAFQGRSWLLPLGLWGLFFLSLGALVALAEDVYEKEGFAFDLPLLAFFHGLQSPFLDHLALAITHSASAGVIIPLALVVTAAGYRLGLPWLDFLLSFGGANLLDQAAKLAFARARPHLFPQLTPEHDFSFPSGHSVAALALVLGVYLLLRRRFPKAAALALSLGLPWAFLVGLSRVFLQVHYPSDVLAGWALATAWTLAVWALRKG, from the coding sequence ATGAAAACCGTGCGCGAGGCTTTCCAAGGGCGGAGCTGGCTTCTCCCCCTGGGGCTTTGGGGACTTTTTTTCCTGAGCCTTGGGGCCCTTGTGGCCCTGGCCGAGGATGTCTACGAGAAGGAGGGGTTTGCCTTCGACCTCCCCCTCCTGGCCTTTTTCCATGGCCTGCAAAGCCCCTTCTTGGACCACCTGGCCCTGGCCATAACCCATTCCGCCTCGGCTGGGGTCATTATCCCCTTGGCCCTGGTGGTGACGGCCGCGGGGTATAGGCTTGGCCTCCCTTGGCTGGATTTCCTCCTGAGCTTTGGCGGTGCCAACCTGCTGGACCAGGCGGCCAAGCTGGCCTTTGCCCGGGCGAGGCCCCACCTCTTCCCCCAGCTCACCCCGGAGCACGACTTCAGTTTCCCCTCGGGCCACAGCGTGGCCGCCTTGGCCCTGGTGCTGGGGGTGTATCTGCTCCTGCGGCGCCGCTTTCCCAAGGCCGCAGCCCTGGCCCTATCCCTTGGCCTCCCCTGGGCCTTCCTGGTGGGCCTTTCCCGGGTCTTTCTCCAGGTGCACTACCCTTCGGACGTGTTGGCGGGCTGGGCTTTGGCCACCGCGTGGACCCTGGCCGTTTGGGCCTTAAGGAAGGGATAA
- a CDS encoding pyruvate kinase: MGHPPDDALLKALHREIAFLRERVDEEGEARFRGWLPHLKRPSFFEPARNLADFLALRQHDLYPLQRELARLGLSSLGRAESRVRENLDAVLATLSRALGLGTPPYPQAEDFFAGEVHLQGVSRELFGPGEDPCILVTLPEEAVFDPQLVPRLVEAGMTAVRINLGHGHPSLWEGMVAQVRRADQAIPVLWLAEAASIPVIWATQVLDRLVKKGTPSRAEVSDAVLASRAECVMLNKGAFLEEAIRMLREVLSRIREHQYKKTPRMRRLEMWS; encoded by the coding sequence ATGGGTCATCCCCCGGATGACGCCCTCCTAAAGGCCCTCCACCGGGAAATCGCCTTCCTTAGGGAACGGGTAGACGAGGAGGGCGAGGCCCGCTTTAGAGGTTGGCTTCCCCACTTGAAGCGGCCTTCCTTCTTTGAGCCGGCCCGTAACCTAGCGGATTTCTTGGCCCTGCGCCAGCACGACCTTTACCCCCTGCAAAGGGAGCTTGCCAGGCTAGGCCTTTCCTCCTTGGGGCGGGCCGAGTCCCGGGTGCGGGAGAACCTGGACGCCGTTTTGGCCACCCTGAGCCGGGCTCTTGGCTTGGGCACGCCCCCCTATCCCCAAGCGGAGGACTTTTTCGCCGGAGAGGTCCACCTGCAAGGGGTGAGCCGCGAGCTTTTCGGCCCGGGGGAGGACCCCTGCATCCTGGTCACCCTTCCTGAGGAAGCCGTCTTTGACCCCCAGCTGGTACCCAGGTTGGTGGAAGCGGGCATGACGGCTGTCCGGATCAACCTGGGCCACGGCCACCCTTCCCTCTGGGAGGGGATGGTGGCCCAGGTGCGGCGGGCAGACCAAGCCATTCCGGTCCTCTGGCTGGCGGAAGCCGCCTCCATCCCCGTGATCTGGGCCACCCAGGTTCTGGACCGCCTGGTCAAAAAGGGCACTCCCTCCCGCGCCGAGGTATCGGACGCGGTGCTGGCCTCCCGGGCCGAGTGCGTGATGCTCAACAAGGGGGCCTTTCTGGAGGAGGCCATCCGGATGCTAAGGGAGGTGCTTTCCCGGATCCGGGAGCACCAGTACAAGAAGACCCCCAGGATGCGGCGCCTGGAGATGTGGTCGTAG